A segment of the Pseudomonas versuta genome:
CGCCGATAGCCACCCCGATCCGGGCCACCACCAGCATCATGAAACTGGCGGCGAAACCACAGAACATGGTCATTACGCTCCAGGCGATACAGCTCAGCGCGATCACCGGTTTGCGCCCGATGCGATCGGACAGGCGCCCCAGCGGAAAGCCGAACACGGTGTAGAACACCGCGAACGTCACGCCCGAGAGCAGGCCGATGCCGGTGTCGGAAATACCGAATTCGGCCTTGACCGGCTCGATCAAAATGGCCATCAGCAGCCGATCGATATAGTTGAAAACATAGATGGCAGCCAGTACGCCTAACGCGTAGTGAGTTCGCCAGGTGGGACGCAAAGTTATCGACACGACGGGTTCTCCCGGTTTTGTTCTAGTGAGCGAGTTATTCCACGAACCCGTCGCCAGGGACATCGTCCATTCAGACCAGCTGTGTGGGCTGGCCCGCTGCAACGGGTTCAATGCTTAGTCCCATCGGACGATGTTCAGCTTTTTCCCGCAGTCAATGATTGCCCCATACACCGCCCAGGGCTTACGGGCGGCCGACATCTGGCAGGCGGGAGAAACACCATGAAGTTGTTGAATAAAGTTGCGTTTGTGACCGGTGCAGGACAAGGCATGGGGCGGGCGATTGTGCGCCATTTCGCCGAACAGGGCGCTGTGGTAGTAGCGGCAGATATCAATCTCGATGCCGCAAACCAGAGCATCGAAGGGCTTGGCGACAAGGCGCTGGCTGTGTGTTGCAACGTGGCCGACAGCGACTCGGTCGCCACTGCCATGGCTGCGGTCCAGGCGCGCTTTGGCAGCCTCGACATTCTGGTCAATAACGCCGGTATCGGTTCCATTGATGCATTCGCCCAGACGCCGGACGAAAACTGGCAGCGGGTGATCGGGGTCAACCTGACTGGTACTTTTTTCTGCAGTCGTGAAGCCGTGAAGCTGATGCTCAAGGCGGCCACCCCGGGTGTGGTGATCAATATCTCCAGCACCTCGGCCCTGACCGGCGAAGGTCCAAGCCACTACTGCGCGGCCAAGGCCGGAGTGATGGGGCTGACCCGCAGCATGGCCCGCGAGCTGGCCGGCAATGGCATTCGCGTCAACACCATCGTTCCCGGCCCGACCAACACCCCGATGATGGCC
Coding sequences within it:
- a CDS encoding SDR family NAD(P)-dependent oxidoreductase, with the translated sequence MKLLNKVAFVTGAGQGMGRAIVRHFAEQGAVVVAADINLDAANQSIEGLGDKALAVCCNVADSDSVATAMAAVQARFGSLDILVNNAGIGSIDAFAQTPDENWQRVIGVNLTGTFFCSREAVKLMLKAATPGVVINISSTSALTGEGPSHYCAAKAGVMGLTRSMARELAGNGIRVNTIVPGPTNTPMMAGIPDDWMQSMLKAIPLGRMGETDEIARVAAFLASDDAGFITGQNLAVNGGMAFI